A window of Tripterygium wilfordii isolate XIE 37 chromosome 7, ASM1340144v1, whole genome shotgun sequence contains these coding sequences:
- the LOC120002608 gene encoding uncharacterized protein LOC120002608 produces MEIHFSYSSLEWNTIKICIWRIQKIYDDSSSNSSSEDEFEDLLFLEYERKQFERGSMSHTGSHRQCSVINCNRVQGHERIFNDYFTKSPVYNDVMFRRRFHMNRALFLRIRSTIEMHETYFQQRRDVADRLGLSSLRKITASLRILASGVIVDFMDKYVRISESIAIEISWTITCFF; encoded by the exons AtggaaattcatttttcatactCATCGTTGGAGTGGaatacaatcaaaatatgcaTATGG cgtatacaaaaaatttatgatgaTTCATCCTCAAACTCGTCGTCTGAGGATGAGTTTGAAGATCTtttatttttggagtatgaaagaAAACAATTCGAGCGAGGATCAATGTCACATACTGGTTCTCATCGACAATGTTCGGTCATTAATTGTAATCGAGTGCAAGGTCATGAACGCattttcaatgattattttacaaaatcaCCAGTCTATAATGATGTTATGTTTAGAAGGAGATTTCACATGAATCGAGCTCTATTTCTTCGCATTCGATCCACAATAGAAATGCATgaaacatattttcaacaacGAAGAGATGTAGCCGATAGACTGGGGTTATCTTCTCTTCGAAAGATAACTGCATCATTGAGGATTCTTGCTTCCGGAGTTATTGTAGATTTCATGGACAAATATGTGAGAATTTCAGAAAGTATTGCTATTGAGATTTCATGGACGATCACATGTTTTTTCTAA
- the LOC120001775 gene encoding protein IQ-DOMAIN 1-like isoform X1 has translation MSGSGKWIKSLISTRKTHTSDDEDKRSEKSKKKWRLWRRDRMVASESRDYSDHAFVAAVATVVRAPPRDFMVVQREWAAIRIQTVFRGFLARQALRALKAVVRIQAIFRGRQVRKQAAVTLRCMQALVRVQARIRTRCTIMSSEGETPQKFVNEYPDKADAAENAEQRWCDSPGSMDEVRAKLQMRQEGAIKRDRALTYSRTQQQIRSNSSPNVRTNKHVMSMDHQRLSKKGAARWSWLNSWMAAKPWEDRLTDEFYNDPSKTPFSMKSERHSFGTLAYSSEHSSTEVRRNNVTTKVSARPPMISQITNTSSASTSDSPYSESSGSTSSTSASSILMRSTQFVGTLENTSNQKTRYMNLTESTKAKQKAYRYGSYNMLRHRVEPLQCYTKSMDFSIGESGSITGSDPSYKVYKDLYPPIPVDGHDRLRNRRR, from the exons ATGAGTGGTTCAGGGAAGTGGATCAAATCACTAATCTCAACCAGAAAGACCCACACAAGCGATGACGAA GACAAAAGGAGTGAAAAGAGCAAGAAGAAGTGGAGGCTATGGAGGAGAGATCGCATGGTGGCGTCAGAGTCACGGGATTACTCCGATCATGCATTCGTTGCTGCGGTGGCCACTGTAGTTCGAGCTCCACCGAGAGATTTTATGGTGGTCCAGCGAGAATGGGCCGCGATCCGGATCCAAACGGTCTTTCGTGGGTTTTTG GCAAGACAAGCTTTGAGGGCCTTGAAAGCAGTGGTGAGGATTCAAGCTATCTTTCGTGGTCGTCAAGTTAGGAAGCAAGCTGCTGTGACACTGAGGTGCATGCAAGCTCTTGTTCGAGTTCAGGCTCGAATAAGGACACGGTGTACAATAATGTCTTCAGAAGGTGAAACTCCACAGAAATTTGTCAATGAATATCCCGACAAAGCTGATGCTGCTGAAAATGCTGAG CAAAGATGGTGTGATAGCCCAGGATCTATGGATGAAGTTAGGGCAAAGCTACAAATGAGGCAAGAAGGAGCCATCAAGAGGGATAGGGCACTTACATACTCTCGTACTCAACAG CAGATAAGGTCGAATAGCAGCCCGAATGTGAGAACAAATAAGCATGTGATGTCTATGGATCATCAAAGGCTTTCTAAGAAAGGTGCGGCTAGATGGAGCTGGCTAAACAGTTGGATGGCTGCCAAGCCTTGGGAAGACAGGTTGACGGATGAGTTCTACAACGATCCATCAAAAACCCCATTTTCTATGAAAAGTGAACGTCACAGTTTTGGCACTCTTGCTTATTCTTCTGAACATAGCTCTACAGAAGTAAGAAGGAACAATGTCACAACGAAAGTATCTGCTAGACCTCCTATGATTAGTCAGATTACAAACACGTCCTCTGCCTCAACATCTGATTCCCCATATTCTGAGAGCTCAGGATCAACTTCGTCCACATCTGCATCGTCAATACTAATGCGCAGCACGCAGTTTGTTGGCACATTAGAGAACACTAGCAACCAAAAAACGCGTTACATGAATCTGACTGAGTCCACTAAGGCTAAGCAAAAGGCTTACAGATATGGTTCGTATAATATGCTGAGGCATCGGGTGGAGCCTTTACAATGTTATACTAAATCAATGGATTTTTCAATTGGAGAAAGCGGGAGTATTACTGGTTCTGATCCTTCTTATAAGGTGTACAAAGATTTGTATCCACCAATACCAGTTGATGGACATGACAGACTAAGAAATCGACGACGTTAG
- the LOC120001775 gene encoding protein IQ-DOMAIN 1-like isoform X2, whose product MSGSGKWIKSLISTRKTHTSDDEDKRSEKSKKKWRLWRRDRMVASESRDYSDHAFVAAVATVVRAPPRDFMVVQREWAAIRIQTVFRGFLARQALRALKAVVRIQAIFRGRQVRKQAAVTLRCMQALVRVQARIRTRCTIMSSEGETPQKFVNEYPDKADAAENAEQRWCDSPGSMDEVRAKLQMRQEGAIKRDRALTYSRTQQIRSNSSPNVRTNKHVMSMDHQRLSKKGAARWSWLNSWMAAKPWEDRLTDEFYNDPSKTPFSMKSERHSFGTLAYSSEHSSTEVRRNNVTTKVSARPPMISQITNTSSASTSDSPYSESSGSTSSTSASSILMRSTQFVGTLENTSNQKTRYMNLTESTKAKQKAYRYGSYNMLRHRVEPLQCYTKSMDFSIGESGSITGSDPSYKVYKDLYPPIPVDGHDRLRNRRR is encoded by the exons ATGAGTGGTTCAGGGAAGTGGATCAAATCACTAATCTCAACCAGAAAGACCCACACAAGCGATGACGAA GACAAAAGGAGTGAAAAGAGCAAGAAGAAGTGGAGGCTATGGAGGAGAGATCGCATGGTGGCGTCAGAGTCACGGGATTACTCCGATCATGCATTCGTTGCTGCGGTGGCCACTGTAGTTCGAGCTCCACCGAGAGATTTTATGGTGGTCCAGCGAGAATGGGCCGCGATCCGGATCCAAACGGTCTTTCGTGGGTTTTTG GCAAGACAAGCTTTGAGGGCCTTGAAAGCAGTGGTGAGGATTCAAGCTATCTTTCGTGGTCGTCAAGTTAGGAAGCAAGCTGCTGTGACACTGAGGTGCATGCAAGCTCTTGTTCGAGTTCAGGCTCGAATAAGGACACGGTGTACAATAATGTCTTCAGAAGGTGAAACTCCACAGAAATTTGTCAATGAATATCCCGACAAAGCTGATGCTGCTGAAAATGCTGAG CAAAGATGGTGTGATAGCCCAGGATCTATGGATGAAGTTAGGGCAAAGCTACAAATGAGGCAAGAAGGAGCCATCAAGAGGGATAGGGCACTTACATACTCTCGTACTCAACAG ATAAGGTCGAATAGCAGCCCGAATGTGAGAACAAATAAGCATGTGATGTCTATGGATCATCAAAGGCTTTCTAAGAAAGGTGCGGCTAGATGGAGCTGGCTAAACAGTTGGATGGCTGCCAAGCCTTGGGAAGACAGGTTGACGGATGAGTTCTACAACGATCCATCAAAAACCCCATTTTCTATGAAAAGTGAACGTCACAGTTTTGGCACTCTTGCTTATTCTTCTGAACATAGCTCTACAGAAGTAAGAAGGAACAATGTCACAACGAAAGTATCTGCTAGACCTCCTATGATTAGTCAGATTACAAACACGTCCTCTGCCTCAACATCTGATTCCCCATATTCTGAGAGCTCAGGATCAACTTCGTCCACATCTGCATCGTCAATACTAATGCGCAGCACGCAGTTTGTTGGCACATTAGAGAACACTAGCAACCAAAAAACGCGTTACATGAATCTGACTGAGTCCACTAAGGCTAAGCAAAAGGCTTACAGATATGGTTCGTATAATATGCTGAGGCATCGGGTGGAGCCTTTACAATGTTATACTAAATCAATGGATTTTTCAATTGGAGAAAGCGGGAGTATTACTGGTTCTGATCCTTCTTATAAGGTGTACAAAGATTTGTATCCACCAATACCAGTTGATGGACATGACAGACTAAGAAATCGACGACGTTAG